The sequence GGATCGCGGCGGAGACCATGTTGATCGACACGCGCACCCGCGCGATCCTCCCCGACGACCTGTCCCAAGCGCTGGGTGACGTGATCCCCGGCCACTCGGACCTGCCGCACGCGGGGCTCGACGTGAACGAGAAGCTGCTGAAACGGCCCGACGCCGCCGAACTGCTGCGCAAGGCATCGACCCGCTGAGAACCATCGTCCAGGCGTGAAAAAGGGGGCCCGGACAGGCCCCCTTGTCGGTCGCGCGACGTGTCTTTCGGCGATCAGAAAATGAAATCCGTCGCATCCAGATCGTTGCGGTCGACCCCCTCCAGCAGGATCGTGTTGCCGCCGCCGGCGTCGATCAGCACGTCCTCGCCGACCTGCGTGACATGGTTTGTCAGAAGGTCGTCCAGATCGCGGATCGAAGAGACAAGCCGCAGGTCGATCCGTTCGAACACGTTGTTGGCATCGAAGTCGCCGATCGTATCCTGCCCGAAGCCACCGCCGAAGTCGGCAAAGACGAAAATATCGGCATTGAAAGCGCCGACCAGACGGTCGTCGCCGGTGCCGCCGATGATCGTGTCGAAGCCCGCGCCGCCCGTGATCTGGTCGTCGTCCGCGCCGCCATCGACCAGATCGTTGCCCTGCCCGCCAAAGATGCGGTCGTTGTCGCCTTGGCCATACAGCCGGTCATCGCCCAGCTGCCCGAACAGCGCATCGGTGCCGAACCAGCCGTAGCCCACGTCATCGTCGTCACCGCCGAACAGCCGGTCGAAACCGTTACCGCCCAGCAAGGTATCCTCGCCCTGCTCGCCGAACAGGTTGTCGGCCTGGTTCCCGCCGTTCATGAAGTCGTTGCCGGCACCACCCAGCATCAGGTCGAACCCTGCGCCGCCATCCATCGTGTCGTTGCCGGTATCGCCGAAAAGCTGATCTTCCTGGATGCCGCCCTCGATGACGTCGTCACCGGCACCGCCGCGCAGCGTGTCGTTTCCGGCGCCGCCGTCGATGGTGTCGTTCCCTGCCGCGGCGGCCACATCGTCATTCCCGGCAAAGGCAGTAATGTCATCCGCGCTTTCGCTGCCCACCATGAAATCGGAGGTTTCCTCGCCGAAGAGGTACAGCTCGCCGCTGTCGTCAGGCGTTGTCACGTCATCCGCAAGGAAATCGCTGGACAGCAGGATGACCCACATGCCGCCAAAGTTGGCGATGCCCATGGCGTTGTAGTCCAGACCGATCAGCGCCTGCGAACCCGCGGTCGAGTTGCTGAGGTACGAGAACACCTGTTCGATGGTGCCGCCGGAGTTCCATGCCGCAAGAATCTGGGTCTGCGACAGGTCGATCCCCTCGGCGTCGGCGATGGCATCCAGAGCCTCGCTGTAGCTCTGGCCGTTGGTCAGCATTTCTGCCCAGGTGGTGGCGTTCGCTGCAGAGGCCACGCCGAAGGGGGCTTCGGCGCGGTTACCGATCCAGTCCACCGCGACGCGGTTGGCCAGTGCCGAAAGCGCCGCGTTGAAGGCATATTCGCTGCCGTCGGTCCGCTGCTCGTTGATGTAGGCGGCGAGGTCGGCTTCGGGCGTGGTCACGCCATCACCGGGCCGCGACCCCAGGTCTTCGGTGAAGACGCCGATGTCGAACAGGTTCGCCGGGTTGTCGATGGTCACGTCCAGCGCGAGGTCTGCGGGCGCCACGACGGTCCCCTGATCGTTGATCTGGTGGCCCTGGTTGATCCCTGTCGAAAGGTAGTAGGCCAGTGCGCTCACGGCCGCGCCGGAGGCCACGGCGTCTGCGGCATCCGCGTAGGTCGCGAGGTAGAATTCCGCGTCGAAGATATTGGCGGAAATGTCCACGTCACCCGCCGCAGCATCTACGCCGATGAGGTCGCCCGGCTCCACGCCCGCGTTCTCGAGGTTGGCCTCGTTCAGCAGGTCGTCATACCAGCCATTGGCGGCATTGCGCACGCCGCTGCTGAGCCCGAAGGTATAGATCAGCCCGGTGACAAAACCGCCCAACACACCCGCAATCGGTGTTCCGACAAGGGAAACGCCAGCGGTGACTGCGCCCGTCGCGGCCATGCCGGTGAACATGTCCACGATCTCGATAAAGGCCTGCCGCGGCGCATCGTTGGAGTTGTAGACGTTGTCGATCCTGTTGCCGATGTCCAGAACCAGACCAAGCACGCCGAAAGCCTTGCCGATCTTGCCGAGGATCCGCGCCGCGTCGTCGGCGTTGTCCATGTTCTCGACGACCAGTTCGAACATCGCGTATTTCTTGGCGTTGAAGTCGAAAACCCCCGCGTTGGCCACGCTGGCGAAAAGATCGTCGATCAGATCATCCTCGGGCAGGCGCGTGGGCGGGTTCACGTCCACGATCACCGAATAGGGTGCCGCGTCGGTATAGCCCGGCAGCGCGCTGAGCTGGATGATGTTGACACCCTGTTCGAAGGTCACGGCCAGTTCCCGAACGTCGTTGGGATTGTTGTTCAGGAAGACCCGGATCGTCCCGGTCAACTGTTCGTTGGCGGTAAGACGGATGTAGTCTTCGGTGTCCACCTCGCTGACGGAATCCGAAAAGAAGTACTCGGTATCCGCCTCGATCACCCCAAGGTCGCGATCCACGCCCGCGGGCACGGCATCAAGCAGCGCGATGCTGGGCGGCTCCAGCACATCGACCGGCTCTCCGAAGATCACGGTATCGACCGAAAAACCGGCCGCATCGAAGCTTTCGTCGATCACCGCGATCGAGGCGATGCCGAGGTCGGAGGCGAATTCGAAATTCAGCACTCCAAGCGCGTCGTTATTCACCACGTGCACGACATTTCCCGAAGCGTCGCGAAATTCGACACGGGTACTTCCGAGATTATCGAAATATCCCACGTCCATGCTGACGTAATTGACCGGGTTCTCGAAATACAGAAACACCGGCCCCCGATAACTGGTATTGGCCGCGATCACCGGCGTATTCGGCTGCGCACCGTCGCTGACGATCTGCCCCACGGTCGTGACGGTATTGTTGTCGAATTCGAACGTCGGATTCTGGGTGAACCGGGGCTGCTCTGAAAAGGTAATGGTGGTGGTGACCGCGGGCACTTCGGTGACCGGGTCCTGTTCGAGCTGAGCTTGGGGCATGGTAGTTCCTTTATTCAATGATACTTCAGGGTGTTACCCGTGAGTTTTCGAAATGGGTTGGAAGAATACGTGGGGCGACCGATGACCCGACCCGCACATCGGGATGCGCAGGCAGAAGAATTTCCAACGAATATGTCATCAGAAATCTCCCCCCGAAGAAATCCGCATTCAAATCAACGCAGAGGGGGGATTACATCCTGCGGAAAATCGCGGGAACACCCCAGACAATAACCAACCCGATGAACCAAAAAACCGCTATCTTCATCATAACGGAAGACTGGTCATTCGATAAACCCTTTCCGCTCAGCGCCGCGACGACGAGCAGAAGACCCGAGGCCAGATACGCGAAAAGAACCAACTTATCCGCAAAAAACTGCATCGCGGTTCCATCCGGAAAATAGGCCGAAAGGCACCTCAATATTGCCAATACGACCGCGCTGATCAAGAAAAAATACAACATTTTCACCTCCCCCCGAAAGAGACGGCATCAGGGCAGAGCAATGCCGACCTGTCAACCCGTTGTTACGAGGGGAATTCTCCCGGCTGTCAGTCCTTCAGCCGGTCGACGATGGATTGCGCCGTGACCGCCCCGATGATGGCGCCCTCCTCGACCACGCCGAGGCAGGTTTCCTCGCCCCCGAGCCGTTCGATCAGGCTCGAGACCGGGGTTTCGGCGTCGACCGAGGGATGATCGCCGGGGCGCGCATCGCCCATCACGTCGCGGGCCGTCAGCACGCCCAGCGGGTTCATGTTGGCCACGAATTCGGCCACGTATTCCGACGCGGGGTTCGAGAAGATGTCGCGCGGGGTGCCCACCTGGACGATCCGCCCGCCTTCCATGATCGCGATGCGCCCCCCCAGCTTGAACGCCTCGTCCAGGTCGTGGCTGACGAAGATGATGGTACGCCTGAGGTCGCGCTGAAGCTCCAGCAGCTCGTCCTGAAGCCGTGTCCGGATCAGGGGGTCGAGCGCCGAAAAGGGTTCGTCCATCAGCAGGATAGGCGCTTCGGTGACGAAGGCACGGGCAAGGCCGACACGCTGCTGCATGCCGCCCGATAGTTCGCCCACCTTGCGGTCGGCCCAATCGGAAAGCCCTACGAGGGCGAGCTGCCGATCTGCCCGCTCCAGCCTTTCGCCGCGGGGCACGTCCGCCAGTTCAAGCGCCAGCGCCACGTTCTCGCGCACGCTGCGCCAAGGGAGCAGGCCGAACTGCTGGAACACCATCGACACGCATTCGCGCCGCACACGGCGCAGATCCTGCGCCGAGCAGCCCTGCACGTTGGCCGACCACTTGCCGTCGTCCACGGTGACCGACCCGCGCACAACCGGGTTCAGCCCGTTCACCGCGCGCAACAGCGTGGACTTGCCCGACCCGGAAAGGCCCATCAGGACGAGGATCTCGCCCTCGGCCACCGACAGGGTGCAATCGTGCACGCCCAGCACCTGCCCGGTGGCCGCCTCGATCTCCGACCGGCTCTTGCCCTCGTCCATCAGCGGCAGCGCCGCCTCCGGATCGTCCCCGAAAACGATGGAGACCCTGTCGAACTCGACCGCGTTCGTCATTTGTCACCCACCCGCAGCATCCGGTCGAGCATGATCGCCACGACAACGATGATCAGCCCGCTTTCGAAACCCAGACCCGTATTGACCTGGTTGAGCGCGCGCACCACGGGCACGCCCAACCCGTCGGCGCCCACCAGGGCGGCGATCACGACCATGGACAGCGACAGCATGATGGTCTGGTTCAGCCCGGTCATGATCTGCGGCAGGGCATAGGGCAGCTCGATCTTCCACAGGGTCTGGCTGGGCTTCGCACCAAAGGCCTGCGCGGCCTCGAGCAGGGCCTTGGGGGTGGAGGATATCCCCAGTTGCGTCAGGCGGATCGGGGCGGGAAGAACGAAAATGACGGTCGCGATCAGCCCCGGCACCATCCCGATACCGAAGAAGACGATGGCCGGGATCAGGTAGACGAACGTGGGCAAGGTCTGCATCAGGTCCAGCACGGGGCGCATCACGCGGTACAGCGCTGGCCGGTGAGCGGCGGCGATGCCGATGGGCACCCCCACCCCCATGCAGACCACGCAGGCCGACAACACCAGTGTCAGGCTTTCCGTGGTTTCTTCCCAGTAGTCCTGGTTGAGGATGAACAGGAACCCGACCACCACGAAGGCGACGGTCTTCCAGTTGCGCTGTATGAACCAGGTCAGCACCGCGAAAAGCGCCACGATGAGCAGCGGATTAGGTGTCTGCAGACACCACAGCACCACTTCGATCAGACGCTCCATGAAGCGAGACAGCCCGTCGAAGAACCAGCCGCCGTTGATCTGCAACCATTCGAACGCCGCCTCGGCGGCATCGTCGATGGGAATCTTGTTTTCCGTCAGCCAGTCCATCCGCGCCGCCCCAGAAGCCCCCGATCCATTCGCTGGAAAAGCCCACCCCGGCAGGGATGGGCCGTTTTCACGCCGTAGCCGGCCTTACTCCAGCTCGGCCTTGACGGCCGCCATGGCATCGCCGCCGTCCTTGGTGATGACGCCGTCGAGCCATCCGTCGAGAACGCCGGTGTTGGCCTTCAGCCAGGCTTCGGCCGCATCTGCGGGATCCTCGCCGTCGTCGAGGATCGCCCCCATGATCTCGTTCTCCATGGCAAGCGAGAAGGACATGTTCTGAAGCAGTTTGCCCACGTTGGGACATTCCTCGACGTAGCCGGCGCGCGTGTTGGTATAGACGGTCGCGCCGCCGAGGTTGGGACCGAAGTAGTCATCCCCGCCTTCGAGATAGGTCAGCTCGAAATTCGCGTTCATCGGGTGCGGTTCCCAGCCAAGGAACACGATCGGCTCGTCCCGGCGGGTCTGCCGCTGGACCTGTGCCAGCATCCCCTGCTCTGAGCTTTCGACCACCTCGAAGTCCTTGAGACCGAAGGCGTCCTCCTCGATCATCGACTGGATCAGGCGGTTGCCGTCGTTGCCGGGTTCGATGCCGTAGATCTTGCCGTCCAGCGCATCGGCGTTGGCGGCGATGGCATCGAACGAGGTGATGCCGAGGTCCGCCGCCGCCTTGTTCACCGCGAGGGTGTACTTGGCGCCCTCGAGGTTGGCCCGGACCGTGTCCACGCTGCCCTCCTCGCGGTACTTGGCGATATCGGCCTCCATCGTCGGCATCCAGTTGCCGAGAAAGACGTCGATGTCCCCCGAAGCCATCGAGGTATAGGTGACCGGCACCGACAGGATCTTGATGTCGGTGTCATAGCCCAGCGCTTCGAGTACGGTCGTCGCCGCGGCCGTGGTGGCGGTGATGTCGGTCCAGCCGACATCCGAGAATGTGACGGTGTCGCAGTCCGCGGCGGCGACCGACGCGCCGAAAGTCGCGGCAAGTGCCGTGCTGGCAAGCAGATGTCTCATGTGATGGAATCTCCCCTTGTGTCGTTCATGATGGCACAAGATGATGCCATAAGCCCCGAGGTTGCAACCGATCAGCGCAAGACACCCCCGTCACGCCCGCGCAACCGGGACGATTTCAGGGGCCGCGAGAGCGTTCGCCGGGATCGAGGATGGTGGCGGAGGCTTAGTCCCCATGACTGCGCCGAAACGATTTCAAAGCAGGTATGAATTTCAGCCGCATATGATTATTCCACGTCTTGTGCATTCCGACGTGGCCTCGCATAATCATAGCAATAACGGGGGCTTATTGGGTGGCTGAAATCAAAAATTTGAACTTAAGGCAACAAGTAAGCGGGCGGAAGAATCCTTGTCCACCGCTTTCATCTGAGCGGCCACCAGACGGGGCAAGCATACAGAAGGTCACGCCCAATGTCTCCGACGACATGAACCTAGAGAAACATAGCCTAACCAGCC is a genomic window of Sulfitobacter alexandrii containing:
- a CDS encoding calcium-binding protein, which codes for MPQAQLEQDPVTEVPAVTTTITFSEQPRFTQNPTFEFDNNTVTTVGQIVSDGAQPNTPVIAANTSYRGPVFLYFENPVNYVSMDVGYFDNLGSTRVEFRDASGNVVHVVNNDALGVLNFEFASDLGIASIAVIDESFDAAGFSVDTVIFGEPVDVLEPPSIALLDAVPAGVDRDLGVIEADTEYFFSDSVSEVDTEDYIRLTANEQLTGTIRVFLNNNPNDVRELAVTFEQGVNIIQLSALPGYTDAAPYSVIVDVNPPTRLPEDDLIDDLFASVANAGVFDFNAKKYAMFELVVENMDNADDAARILGKIGKAFGVLGLVLDIGNRIDNVYNSNDAPRQAFIEIVDMFTGMAATGAVTAGVSLVGTPIAGVLGGFVTGLIYTFGLSSGVRNAANGWYDDLLNEANLENAGVEPGDLIGVDAAAGDVDISANIFDAEFYLATYADAADAVASGAAVSALAYYLSTGINQGHQINDQGTVVAPADLALDVTIDNPANLFDIGVFTEDLGSRPGDGVTTPEADLAAYINEQRTDGSEYAFNAALSALANRVAVDWIGNRAEAPFGVASAANATTWAEMLTNGQSYSEALDAIADAEGIDLSQTQILAAWNSGGTIEQVFSYLSNSTAGSQALIGLDYNAMGIANFGGMWVILLSSDFLADDVTTPDDSGELYLFGEETSDFMVGSESADDITAFAGNDDVAAAAGNDTIDGGAGNDTLRGGAGDDVIEGGIQEDQLFGDTGNDTMDGGAGFDLMLGGAGNDFMNGGNQADNLFGEQGEDTLLGGNGFDRLFGGDDDDVGYGWFGTDALFGQLGDDRLYGQGDNDRIFGGQGNDLVDGGADDDQITGGAGFDTIIGGTGDDRLVGAFNADIFVFADFGGGFGQDTIGDFDANNVFERIDLRLVSSIRDLDDLLTNHVTQVGEDVLIDAGGGNTILLEGVDRNDLDATDFIF
- the choW gene encoding choline ABC transporter permease subunit, which gives rise to MDWLTENKIPIDDAAEAAFEWLQINGGWFFDGLSRFMERLIEVVLWCLQTPNPLLIVALFAVLTWFIQRNWKTVAFVVVGFLFILNQDYWEETTESLTLVLSACVVCMGVGVPIGIAAAHRPALYRVMRPVLDLMQTLPTFVYLIPAIVFFGIGMVPGLIATVIFVLPAPIRLTQLGISSTPKALLEAAQAFGAKPSQTLWKIELPYALPQIMTGLNQTIMLSLSMVVIAALVGADGLGVPVVRALNQVNTGLGFESGLIIVVVAIMLDRMLRVGDK
- the choV gene encoding choline ABC transporter ATP-binding protein, translated to MTNAVEFDRVSIVFGDDPEAALPLMDEGKSRSEIEAATGQVLGVHDCTLSVAEGEILVLMGLSGSGKSTLLRAVNGLNPVVRGSVTVDDGKWSANVQGCSAQDLRRVRRECVSMVFQQFGLLPWRSVRENVALALELADVPRGERLERADRQLALVGLSDWADRKVGELSGGMQQRVGLARAFVTEAPILLMDEPFSALDPLIRTRLQDELLELQRDLRRTIIFVSHDLDEAFKLGGRIAIMEGGRIVQVGTPRDIFSNPASEYVAEFVANMNPLGVLTARDVMGDARPGDHPSVDAETPVSSLIERLGGEETCLGVVEEGAIIGAVTAQSIVDRLKD
- a CDS encoding choline ABC transporter substrate-binding protein, yielding MRHLLASTALAATFGASVAAADCDTVTFSDVGWTDITATTAAATTVLEALGYDTDIKILSVPVTYTSMASGDIDVFLGNWMPTMEADIAKYREEGSVDTVRANLEGAKYTLAVNKAAADLGITSFDAIAANADALDGKIYGIEPGNDGNRLIQSMIEEDAFGLKDFEVVESSEQGMLAQVQRQTRRDEPIVFLGWEPHPMNANFELTYLEGGDDYFGPNLGGATVYTNTRAGYVEECPNVGKLLQNMSFSLAMENEIMGAILDDGEDPADAAEAWLKANTGVLDGWLDGVITKDGGDAMAAVKAELE